A stretch of the Tachysurus vachellii isolate PV-2020 chromosome 26, HZAU_Pvac_v1, whole genome shotgun sequence genome encodes the following:
- the golga2 gene encoding golgin subfamily A member 2 isoform X1: MADQSRQNKLAAAKKKLKEFQQKSTQSPVNPGPKKKRKVKGGGQAETPSSDRHSPEHIENILKVMVSDLSLTNGLALPPLVKSQDHDEQGTRESPMSQMQDDAGEPGRCSPGSNLSTATNTECLADRADLQDHDEQGTRESPISQMQDDAGEPGRCSPGSNLSTATNTECLADRADLQQNCDLDANGDEHTPVDNRPLSSTESLRQLSQQLNGLLAESSSSYVNGETGPALVNEKAVETRIQELADALDSSTLENSQLTAKLETLTKQSQEMSEQIQKERKDFEQKCVKEQGAMREQLQVHIQTIGILVSEKSELQTALSFTQHAARQKTEEAEELNNRLHSSKYRVSELERTLSTVSTQQKQLEKHNKELEKDRDSLRLEILRLNNANEETKQQSSELGEQLKLKVRENSALCLELDEVRKRLEMADVMLQQFSNQSGAPSEQQQLQLLLEEKHQLEVHTAQLMESVSQLQRERDQYAEQIQEEGRVWKDKTEQLLTQVTLMSEERDKSTAQIQELQEQITELKNTAASLSQERESQVTSQASGPSEKELALEESVHTLQQERDALSLQYQAQIRDNEQLSWLVQEQETRLAELEAQAQRAAEDSHDKLRILEDVQSDKATISRALAQNRELKDQLAELQNGFVKLTNENMELTSALQSEQHVKKEIARKMGQLQEDLHNAKEQMMERVQECSSLQEQRDQYLSYLQQYTTGYQQLVSEREQLHKQFLQQTQQMDRLQHDEVQGKVQLEQSQLQLQHAQERLDQLAKDNEQLKTEVQELLNSSSLNTSLRDQGDGVESYSLPETFQKSSIAIPEDFESKEEMDEFLHSALSHLERERDEILHRLEEERRLHQAALHQVATLSHEHHHHSTCSETGSTDGVPVEVHEGLRATMEKLQERFTRLMQEKADLKEKVEELEHRCIQLSGETDTIGEYIALYQNQRAVMKQRHVEKEEYISRLSKDKEEMKTKLAELQDLVMRLVGERNEWYTRYMSAIKNPDFMSPGGDVVPPAGPHLELDAVDGPVSMDMSTAVSAAPDMQTRTDENPQDTIVPPAGSSLRPREDGTARQIMQLLQEMQNPESQPPPFLGENPCIPFFYKPDENDEVKIMVI, encoded by the exons GACCACGATGAACAGGGAACGCGGGAATCCCCGATGTCTCAGATGCAGGATGATGCAGGAGAACCTGGTCGCTGCTCTCCTGGTTCTAATCTCTCCACTGCTACTAACACGGAGTGTCTCGCTGACCGCGCTGACCTGCAG GACCACGATGAACAGGGAACGCGGGAATCCCCGATCTCTCAGATGCAGGATGATGCAGGAGAACCTGGTCGCTGCTCTCCTGGTTCTAATCTCTCCACTGCTACTAACACGGAGTGTCTCGCTGACCGCGCTGACCTGCAG CAGAACTGTGACCTGGATGCCAACGGTGATGAACACACTCCAGTGGATAACAG GCCGCTGTCCTCCACAGAGAGTCTGAGGCAGCTCTCTCAGCAGCTCAACGGCCTTCTCGCCGAG tcatcatcatcatatgtCAACGGGGAGACTGGACCAGCGCTCGTCAACGAAAAAGCAGTGGAG ACTCGAATCCAGGAGCTGGCAGATGCTCTGGACTCCAGCACTCTAGAAAATTCCCAGCTCACTGCAAAGCTAGAGACACTG ACGAAGCAGTCTCAGGAGATGTCCGAGCAGATTCAGAAG gaGCGGAAGGACTTCGAGCAGAAGTGTGTGAAGGAACAAGGGGCGATGCGTGAACAACTGCAG GTTCACATCCAGACCATCGGCATTCTCGTGTCTGAGAAGTCTGAACTGCAGACCGCCTTGTCTTTTACACAGCACGCAGCACGCCAaaagacag AAGAGGCAGAGGAACTGAATAATCGGCTGCACTCCAGCAAGTACAGGGTGTCCGAGCTGGAGCGGACTTTATCCACAGTGTCAACACAGCAGAAACAGCTGGAGAAG CATAATAAAGAACTGGAGAAGGACCGGGACAGCCTGCGACTAGAAATCTTAAGATTAAA TAACGCGAACGAGGAAACGAAGCAGCAAAGCTCCGAGCTAGGAGAACAGCTGAAGTTAAAGGTGAGGGAGAACAGCGCTCTGTGTCTGGAGCTGGACGAAGTGCGCAAGCGCCTGGAAATGGCCGACGTCATGCTGCAGCAG TTCTCCAATCAGTCAGGAGCTCCGTCCGAGCAACAACAGCTGCAGCTGCTCCTGGAAGAAAAGCATCAGCTCGAGGTTCACACAGCACAG CTCATGGAGTCGGTATCACAGctacagagagagcgagaccaGTACGCAGAACAGATTCAGGAAGAGGGTCGAGTCTGGAAAGACAAAACCGAACAGCTTCTTACTCAG GTGACTCTGATgtcagaagagagagacaaaagcaCTGCTCAGATCCAAGAGCTACAGGAGCAGATTACAGAGCTGAAAAATACAGCAG cTTCACTGTCACAGGAGAGGGAAAGCCAGGTCACGTCTCAGGCCTCAGGACCCTCGGAGAAAGAGCTGGCCCTGGAGGAGAGCGTCCACACCCTGCAGCAGGAGAGAGACGCTCTCAGTCTGCAGTACCAAGCACAG ATTCGTGATAACGAACAGCTGAGCTGGTTGGTGCAGGAGCAAGAGACGAGGCTGGCGGAGCTGGAGGCGCAGGCGCAGCGTGCAGCCGAAGATTCTCACGACAAACTGCGCATCCTGGAGGACGTTCAGAGCGACAAAGCCACCATCAGCCGAGCCCTCGCCCAGAACCGGGAGCTCAAAGACCAGCTGGCTGAGCTGCAGAACGGCTTCGTCAAGCTG ACCAATGAGAACATGGAGCTAACTAGTGCTCTGCAATCAGAGCAGCATGTGAAAAAGGAGATCGCTCGTAAGATGGGCCAGCTTCAAGAGGATCTCCATAACGCCAAAGAGCAG ATGATGGAGCGGGTACAGGAGTGTTCGTCCCTCCAAGAACAGAGGGATCAGTACCTGTCCTACCTCCAGCAGTACACTACCGGTTACCAGCAGTTGGTATCTGAACGGGAGCAACTTCATAAGCAGTTCCTGCAGCAGACGCAGCAGATGGACCGACTGCAGCACGATGAAGTTCAGGGAAAAGTGCAGCTGGAGCAGAGTCAATTACAGCTACAGCACGCCCAG GAAAGACTTGACCAGCTGGCCAAAGATAACGAGCAGCTTAAAACAGAGGTTCAGGAGCTACTGAACAGCTCCTCGTTAAATACATCACTCAGGGACCAGG GTGACGGAGTGGAAAGCTATTCCCTACCAGAAACCTTCCAGAAATCTTCCATAGCTATCCCAGAGGACTTTGAGAGCAAAGAGGAAATG GACGAGTTTCTGCACTCTGCTCTGTCTCATCTGGAGCGAGAACGGGATGAAATTCTGCATCGGTTAGAAGAAGAGAGGAGGCTACATCAGGCTGCGCTGCATCAAGTCGCCACTCTGAGTCACGAGcatcatcaccacagcacatgttcTGAGACAG GGAGTACAGACGGCGTTCCCGTCGAGGTGCACGAGGGACTCCGGGCCACCATGGAGAAGCTCCAAGAGAGATTCACTAGATTGATGCAGGAGAAAGCAGACTTGAAGGAGAAAGTGGAGGAGCTGGAGCATCGCTGCATTCAGCTGTCTGGAGAAACCGATACCATCG GGGAATACATTGCACTGTATCAGAATCAGAGAGCAGTAATGAAGCAGAGGCACGTTGAAAAGGAGGAGTACATTAGCAGGCTGTCTAAAGACAAAGAGGAGATGAAg ACGAAGTTGGCCGAACTGCAGGATCTGGTGATGCGTCTAGTCGGTGAGAGGAACGAGTGGTACACCCGCTACATGAGCGCCATCAAGAATCCCGACTTCATGTCGCCTGGTGGAGACGTCGTCCCACCTGCAGGGCCACATCTGGAGCTGGATGCTGTGGATGGCCCgg TATCTATGGACATGAGCACAGCTGTCAGTGCGGCTCCAGACATGCAGACGAGGACAGATGAAAACCCACAGGACACAATCGTTCCCCCTGCCGGATCTTCGCTGAGGCCCAGAGAAGACGGCACGGCTCGGCAGATCATGCAGCTTCTCCAGGAGATGCAGAATCCTGAATCCCAGCCGCCTCCATTCCTTGGAGAGAACCCCTGCATCCCGTTCTTCTACAAACCCGACGAGAACGACGAAGTCAAGATCATGGTGATCTGA
- the golga2 gene encoding golgin subfamily A member 2 isoform X5 — protein MADQSRQNKLAAAKKKLKEFQQKSTQSPVNPGPKKKRKVKGGGQAETPSSDRHSPEHIENILKVMVSDLSLTNGLALPPLVKSQDHDEQGTRESPISQMQDDAGEPGRCSPGSNLSTATNTECLADRADLQQNCDLDANGDEHTPVDNRPLSSTESLRQLSQQLNGLLAESSSSYVNGETGPALVNEKAVETRIQELADALDSSTLENSQLTAKLETLTKQSQEMSEQIQKERKDFEQKCVKEQGAMREQLQVHIQTIGILVSEKSELQTALSFTQHAARQKTEEAEELNNRLHSSKYRVSELERTLSTVSTQQKQLEKHNKELEKDRDSLRLEILRLNNANEETKQQSSELGEQLKLKVRENSALCLELDEVRKRLEMADVMLQQFSNQSGAPSEQQQLQLLLEEKHQLEVHTAQLMESVSQLQRERDQYAEQIQEEGRVWKDKTEQLLTQVTLMSEERDKSTAQIQELQEQITELKNTAASLSQERESQVTSQASGPSEKELALEESVHTLQQERDALSLQYQAQIRDNEQLSWLVQEQETRLAELEAQAQRAAEDSHDKLRILEDVQSDKATISRALAQNRELKDQLAELQNGFVKLTNENMELTSALQSEQHVKKEIARKMGQLQEDLHNAKEQMMERVQECSSLQEQRDQYLSYLQQYTTGYQQLVSEREQLHKQFLQQTQQMDRLQHDEVQGKVQLEQSQLQLQHAQERLDQLAKDNEQLKTEVQELLNSSSLNTSLRDQGDGVESYSLPETFQKSSIAIPEDFESKEEMDEFLHSALSHLERERDEILHRLEEERRLHQAALHQVATLSHEHHHHSTCSETGSTDGVPVEVHEGLRATMEKLQERFTRLMQEKADLKEKVEELEHRCIQLSGETDTIGEYIALYQNQRAVMKQRHVEKEEYISRLSKDKEEMKTKLAELQDLVMRLVGERNEWYTRYMSAIKNPDFMSPGGDVVPPAGPHLELDAVDGPVSMDMSTAVSAAPDMQTRTDENPQDTIVPPAGSSLRPREDGTARQIMQLLQEMQNPESQPPPFLGENPCIPFFYKPDENDEVKIMVI, from the exons GACCACGATGAACAGGGAACGCGGGAATCCCCGATCTCTCAGATGCAGGATGATGCAGGAGAACCTGGTCGCTGCTCTCCTGGTTCTAATCTCTCCACTGCTACTAACACGGAGTGTCTCGCTGACCGCGCTGACCTGCAG CAGAACTGTGACCTGGATGCCAACGGTGATGAACACACTCCAGTGGATAACAG GCCGCTGTCCTCCACAGAGAGTCTGAGGCAGCTCTCTCAGCAGCTCAACGGCCTTCTCGCCGAG tcatcatcatcatatgtCAACGGGGAGACTGGACCAGCGCTCGTCAACGAAAAAGCAGTGGAG ACTCGAATCCAGGAGCTGGCAGATGCTCTGGACTCCAGCACTCTAGAAAATTCCCAGCTCACTGCAAAGCTAGAGACACTG ACGAAGCAGTCTCAGGAGATGTCCGAGCAGATTCAGAAG gaGCGGAAGGACTTCGAGCAGAAGTGTGTGAAGGAACAAGGGGCGATGCGTGAACAACTGCAG GTTCACATCCAGACCATCGGCATTCTCGTGTCTGAGAAGTCTGAACTGCAGACCGCCTTGTCTTTTACACAGCACGCAGCACGCCAaaagacag AAGAGGCAGAGGAACTGAATAATCGGCTGCACTCCAGCAAGTACAGGGTGTCCGAGCTGGAGCGGACTTTATCCACAGTGTCAACACAGCAGAAACAGCTGGAGAAG CATAATAAAGAACTGGAGAAGGACCGGGACAGCCTGCGACTAGAAATCTTAAGATTAAA TAACGCGAACGAGGAAACGAAGCAGCAAAGCTCCGAGCTAGGAGAACAGCTGAAGTTAAAGGTGAGGGAGAACAGCGCTCTGTGTCTGGAGCTGGACGAAGTGCGCAAGCGCCTGGAAATGGCCGACGTCATGCTGCAGCAG TTCTCCAATCAGTCAGGAGCTCCGTCCGAGCAACAACAGCTGCAGCTGCTCCTGGAAGAAAAGCATCAGCTCGAGGTTCACACAGCACAG CTCATGGAGTCGGTATCACAGctacagagagagcgagaccaGTACGCAGAACAGATTCAGGAAGAGGGTCGAGTCTGGAAAGACAAAACCGAACAGCTTCTTACTCAG GTGACTCTGATgtcagaagagagagacaaaagcaCTGCTCAGATCCAAGAGCTACAGGAGCAGATTACAGAGCTGAAAAATACAGCAG cTTCACTGTCACAGGAGAGGGAAAGCCAGGTCACGTCTCAGGCCTCAGGACCCTCGGAGAAAGAGCTGGCCCTGGAGGAGAGCGTCCACACCCTGCAGCAGGAGAGAGACGCTCTCAGTCTGCAGTACCAAGCACAG ATTCGTGATAACGAACAGCTGAGCTGGTTGGTGCAGGAGCAAGAGACGAGGCTGGCGGAGCTGGAGGCGCAGGCGCAGCGTGCAGCCGAAGATTCTCACGACAAACTGCGCATCCTGGAGGACGTTCAGAGCGACAAAGCCACCATCAGCCGAGCCCTCGCCCAGAACCGGGAGCTCAAAGACCAGCTGGCTGAGCTGCAGAACGGCTTCGTCAAGCTG ACCAATGAGAACATGGAGCTAACTAGTGCTCTGCAATCAGAGCAGCATGTGAAAAAGGAGATCGCTCGTAAGATGGGCCAGCTTCAAGAGGATCTCCATAACGCCAAAGAGCAG ATGATGGAGCGGGTACAGGAGTGTTCGTCCCTCCAAGAACAGAGGGATCAGTACCTGTCCTACCTCCAGCAGTACACTACCGGTTACCAGCAGTTGGTATCTGAACGGGAGCAACTTCATAAGCAGTTCCTGCAGCAGACGCAGCAGATGGACCGACTGCAGCACGATGAAGTTCAGGGAAAAGTGCAGCTGGAGCAGAGTCAATTACAGCTACAGCACGCCCAG GAAAGACTTGACCAGCTGGCCAAAGATAACGAGCAGCTTAAAACAGAGGTTCAGGAGCTACTGAACAGCTCCTCGTTAAATACATCACTCAGGGACCAGG GTGACGGAGTGGAAAGCTATTCCCTACCAGAAACCTTCCAGAAATCTTCCATAGCTATCCCAGAGGACTTTGAGAGCAAAGAGGAAATG GACGAGTTTCTGCACTCTGCTCTGTCTCATCTGGAGCGAGAACGGGATGAAATTCTGCATCGGTTAGAAGAAGAGAGGAGGCTACATCAGGCTGCGCTGCATCAAGTCGCCACTCTGAGTCACGAGcatcatcaccacagcacatgttcTGAGACAG GGAGTACAGACGGCGTTCCCGTCGAGGTGCACGAGGGACTCCGGGCCACCATGGAGAAGCTCCAAGAGAGATTCACTAGATTGATGCAGGAGAAAGCAGACTTGAAGGAGAAAGTGGAGGAGCTGGAGCATCGCTGCATTCAGCTGTCTGGAGAAACCGATACCATCG GGGAATACATTGCACTGTATCAGAATCAGAGAGCAGTAATGAAGCAGAGGCACGTTGAAAAGGAGGAGTACATTAGCAGGCTGTCTAAAGACAAAGAGGAGATGAAg ACGAAGTTGGCCGAACTGCAGGATCTGGTGATGCGTCTAGTCGGTGAGAGGAACGAGTGGTACACCCGCTACATGAGCGCCATCAAGAATCCCGACTTCATGTCGCCTGGTGGAGACGTCGTCCCACCTGCAGGGCCACATCTGGAGCTGGATGCTGTGGATGGCCCgg TATCTATGGACATGAGCACAGCTGTCAGTGCGGCTCCAGACATGCAGACGAGGACAGATGAAAACCCACAGGACACAATCGTTCCCCCTGCCGGATCTTCGCTGAGGCCCAGAGAAGACGGCACGGCTCGGCAGATCATGCAGCTTCTCCAGGAGATGCAGAATCCTGAATCCCAGCCGCCTCCATTCCTTGGAGAGAACCCCTGCATCCCGTTCTTCTACAAACCCGACGAGAACGACGAAGTCAAGATCATGGTGATCTGA
- the golga2 gene encoding golgin subfamily A member 2 isoform X6, translating into MADQSRQNKLAAAKKKLKEFQQKSTQSPVNPGPKKKRKVKGGGQAETPSSDRHSPEHDHDEQGTRESPISQMQDDAGEPGRCSPGSNLSTATNTECLADRADLQQNCDLDANGDEHTPVDNRPLSSTESLRQLSQQLNGLLAESSSSYVNGETGPALVNEKAVETRIQELADALDSSTLENSQLTAKLETLTKQSQEMSEQIQKERKDFEQKCVKEQGAMREQLQVHIQTIGILVSEKSELQTALSFTQHAARQKTEEAEELNNRLHSSKYRVSELERTLSTVSTQQKQLEKHNKELEKDRDSLRLEILRLNNANEETKQQSSELGEQLKLKVRENSALCLELDEVRKRLEMADVMLQQFSNQSGAPSEQQQLQLLLEEKHQLEVHTAQLMESVSQLQRERDQYAEQIQEEGRVWKDKTEQLLTQVTLMSEERDKSTAQIQELQEQITELKNTAASLSQERESQVTSQASGPSEKELALEESVHTLQQERDALSLQYQAQIRDNEQLSWLVQEQETRLAELEAQAQRAAEDSHDKLRILEDVQSDKATISRALAQNRELKDQLAELQNGFVKLTNENMELTSALQSEQHVKKEIARKMGQLQEDLHNAKEQMMERVQECSSLQEQRDQYLSYLQQYTTGYQQLVSEREQLHKQFLQQTQQMDRLQHDEVQGKVQLEQSQLQLQHAQERLDQLAKDNEQLKTEVQELLNSSSLNTSLRDQGDGVESYSLPETFQKSSIAIPEDFESKEEMDEFLHSALSHLERERDEILHRLEEERRLHQAALHQVATLSHEHHHHSTCSETGSTDGVPVEVHEGLRATMEKLQERFTRLMQEKADLKEKVEELEHRCIQLSGETDTIGEYIALYQNQRAVMKQRHVEKEEYISRLSKDKEEMKTKLAELQDLVMRLVGERNEWYTRYMSAIKNPDFMSPGGDVVPPAGPHLELDAVDGPVSMDMSTAVSAAPDMQTRTDENPQDTIVPPAGSSLRPREDGTARQIMQLLQEMQNPESQPPPFLGENPCIPFFYKPDENDEVKIMVI; encoded by the exons GACCACGATGAACAGGGAACGCGGGAATCCCCGATCTCTCAGATGCAGGATGATGCAGGAGAACCTGGTCGCTGCTCTCCTGGTTCTAATCTCTCCACTGCTACTAACACGGAGTGTCTCGCTGACCGCGCTGACCTGCAG CAGAACTGTGACCTGGATGCCAACGGTGATGAACACACTCCAGTGGATAACAG GCCGCTGTCCTCCACAGAGAGTCTGAGGCAGCTCTCTCAGCAGCTCAACGGCCTTCTCGCCGAG tcatcatcatcatatgtCAACGGGGAGACTGGACCAGCGCTCGTCAACGAAAAAGCAGTGGAG ACTCGAATCCAGGAGCTGGCAGATGCTCTGGACTCCAGCACTCTAGAAAATTCCCAGCTCACTGCAAAGCTAGAGACACTG ACGAAGCAGTCTCAGGAGATGTCCGAGCAGATTCAGAAG gaGCGGAAGGACTTCGAGCAGAAGTGTGTGAAGGAACAAGGGGCGATGCGTGAACAACTGCAG GTTCACATCCAGACCATCGGCATTCTCGTGTCTGAGAAGTCTGAACTGCAGACCGCCTTGTCTTTTACACAGCACGCAGCACGCCAaaagacag AAGAGGCAGAGGAACTGAATAATCGGCTGCACTCCAGCAAGTACAGGGTGTCCGAGCTGGAGCGGACTTTATCCACAGTGTCAACACAGCAGAAACAGCTGGAGAAG CATAATAAAGAACTGGAGAAGGACCGGGACAGCCTGCGACTAGAAATCTTAAGATTAAA TAACGCGAACGAGGAAACGAAGCAGCAAAGCTCCGAGCTAGGAGAACAGCTGAAGTTAAAGGTGAGGGAGAACAGCGCTCTGTGTCTGGAGCTGGACGAAGTGCGCAAGCGCCTGGAAATGGCCGACGTCATGCTGCAGCAG TTCTCCAATCAGTCAGGAGCTCCGTCCGAGCAACAACAGCTGCAGCTGCTCCTGGAAGAAAAGCATCAGCTCGAGGTTCACACAGCACAG CTCATGGAGTCGGTATCACAGctacagagagagcgagaccaGTACGCAGAACAGATTCAGGAAGAGGGTCGAGTCTGGAAAGACAAAACCGAACAGCTTCTTACTCAG GTGACTCTGATgtcagaagagagagacaaaagcaCTGCTCAGATCCAAGAGCTACAGGAGCAGATTACAGAGCTGAAAAATACAGCAG cTTCACTGTCACAGGAGAGGGAAAGCCAGGTCACGTCTCAGGCCTCAGGACCCTCGGAGAAAGAGCTGGCCCTGGAGGAGAGCGTCCACACCCTGCAGCAGGAGAGAGACGCTCTCAGTCTGCAGTACCAAGCACAG ATTCGTGATAACGAACAGCTGAGCTGGTTGGTGCAGGAGCAAGAGACGAGGCTGGCGGAGCTGGAGGCGCAGGCGCAGCGTGCAGCCGAAGATTCTCACGACAAACTGCGCATCCTGGAGGACGTTCAGAGCGACAAAGCCACCATCAGCCGAGCCCTCGCCCAGAACCGGGAGCTCAAAGACCAGCTGGCTGAGCTGCAGAACGGCTTCGTCAAGCTG ACCAATGAGAACATGGAGCTAACTAGTGCTCTGCAATCAGAGCAGCATGTGAAAAAGGAGATCGCTCGTAAGATGGGCCAGCTTCAAGAGGATCTCCATAACGCCAAAGAGCAG ATGATGGAGCGGGTACAGGAGTGTTCGTCCCTCCAAGAACAGAGGGATCAGTACCTGTCCTACCTCCAGCAGTACACTACCGGTTACCAGCAGTTGGTATCTGAACGGGAGCAACTTCATAAGCAGTTCCTGCAGCAGACGCAGCAGATGGACCGACTGCAGCACGATGAAGTTCAGGGAAAAGTGCAGCTGGAGCAGAGTCAATTACAGCTACAGCACGCCCAG GAAAGACTTGACCAGCTGGCCAAAGATAACGAGCAGCTTAAAACAGAGGTTCAGGAGCTACTGAACAGCTCCTCGTTAAATACATCACTCAGGGACCAGG GTGACGGAGTGGAAAGCTATTCCCTACCAGAAACCTTCCAGAAATCTTCCATAGCTATCCCAGAGGACTTTGAGAGCAAAGAGGAAATG GACGAGTTTCTGCACTCTGCTCTGTCTCATCTGGAGCGAGAACGGGATGAAATTCTGCATCGGTTAGAAGAAGAGAGGAGGCTACATCAGGCTGCGCTGCATCAAGTCGCCACTCTGAGTCACGAGcatcatcaccacagcacatgttcTGAGACAG GGAGTACAGACGGCGTTCCCGTCGAGGTGCACGAGGGACTCCGGGCCACCATGGAGAAGCTCCAAGAGAGATTCACTAGATTGATGCAGGAGAAAGCAGACTTGAAGGAGAAAGTGGAGGAGCTGGAGCATCGCTGCATTCAGCTGTCTGGAGAAACCGATACCATCG GGGAATACATTGCACTGTATCAGAATCAGAGAGCAGTAATGAAGCAGAGGCACGTTGAAAAGGAGGAGTACATTAGCAGGCTGTCTAAAGACAAAGAGGAGATGAAg ACGAAGTTGGCCGAACTGCAGGATCTGGTGATGCGTCTAGTCGGTGAGAGGAACGAGTGGTACACCCGCTACATGAGCGCCATCAAGAATCCCGACTTCATGTCGCCTGGTGGAGACGTCGTCCCACCTGCAGGGCCACATCTGGAGCTGGATGCTGTGGATGGCCCgg TATCTATGGACATGAGCACAGCTGTCAGTGCGGCTCCAGACATGCAGACGAGGACAGATGAAAACCCACAGGACACAATCGTTCCCCCTGCCGGATCTTCGCTGAGGCCCAGAGAAGACGGCACGGCTCGGCAGATCATGCAGCTTCTCCAGGAGATGCAGAATCCTGAATCCCAGCCGCCTCCATTCCTTGGAGAGAACCCCTGCATCCCGTTCTTCTACAAACCCGACGAGAACGACGAAGTCAAGATCATGGTGATCTGA